TACCTTTAATTTATTTAAATAAACAAAGTAATGCTATGTTTTAAAACAAGTAATTCAGAATAAAATGCTAATCAGGGAAAGGATCATTTTTTTGCAATTTTTATACGGTTTTCTATTTATTATTATTTTTGTTCCTCTTTGTATATACTTCCAACTATCCGTAGGAAGATTTCAAAAAAGAAGAACGGGTAAAAGCGATAAGGAATTAAAAATTGATAGAAAACACTTAATTCTAGGCGCTATATATTACACTTTTCTAGCTATATTATTAGTCATAAGTAAATTATATTTCTAATTAACAAAGGCTATATGCTAAAGTTCAGCATATAGCCTTTGTATCTATTAATTTTAAAGAACGTTATTTCTATATAGTATCAAGACAAGAAAAAACTCGTTTCAAAAACCAAAAATTAAAGGGATAAAAATGAATATTTAACAAAACTTTTCGAAGACGCTAAAACACTAATAAAAGTCTCGGTCTATTTAAATCAAGACTTTTTAGTTCATTGTTTTATTCCAATTCCTCTATTTTTTGCTTTAAAATTAATTAAAAAATTAGTAATAAAAGCAAAAGAATAATTACAGCCACAATTAATATAATAAAATCTTTCTTATTTCTCTTTTTATAAGCAATAAAGAATAAAAAGAGAAATAAAACACCTAATCCTAGATAAGCTAACCAACTTAAATCAGCCAAAAAGCTAATGAAAAGTATTATTATATAAATAATTAGTGCTATTTTAGTCATTTTTTCATAAGTCATAAAAACTTCTCCTTTTTTATTAAGAATATTGAAAATAATACATTTTTTGTTAAACTCTCACAAGAATATATTATAGGAGTGAAAGAATGAATAGTTTAATAAGAAAAATAGGTACGGTAACAATTTCTGTAGCATTATTATCAACTGTTACAACATCATTTGTATCACATCAAAATACAAACAATAAATTACATAACACTGCTGAAGCAGCTGGTGGTTGGAAATATTCAACTTCTAAAACAGGTAATACATCAGGTAATAAACTCGCTCAACAAACTGGTGCAACCGCAGTTTTAGGTTTATTAGGCGCTGCTTCAGGCGGCGGTACAGTGGCTGCAACATTCCTTTCATCAGGAGGATTCTTAACAAATAAAGCAATTTCTAGTAGCAAAACTGTATATTACACTGATAAAATTTATCAAAGACAAACATTACAAGGTCCTGAATTTAAACATGTAATCACTTTTTATAAAAACAAAGCTAAAACTAAAAAAATCGGAACAACTTCAATCCTTCAAAAAACTGTAGTAAAAGGTGAATCAGGAAAAAAATAAAAACACTGTAATTGCTTTATTAACTTTGAGTATCGGAATCCTTAACAATCCCAAAAATTATCGAATGGTTGAATTAATAACTCACGCTATGCCGATATTCGCCTGCAAGTTTAGTTAAGGGTTCTTCTCAACTTTAATAAATTTTCTCGGCATAAATGCGTGTTCTACTTTTTATTTTTACTCACCTTGATAACAAAAAATGCCATTCCAATACAAAACCACATACCTATAATCGATAACCACATAGCAGCCATAAAATCACTCCTTTTTAGCAAACTTTATCACAAGACTTAATAAAATTTTAAATACCCTTATTTTGAATTTAAAGGGGTATATTAAAGATTTAATGTCGGTCATATAGTTTTTTGCCTAAATACTTACATAAGCTCTTAAAACGCAAATATGAGCCAAATAAGAGTATGTCTTTCTGACACTTATTTGTATTTTTTGTATGCCCTCCCCCAAAACCAATAGAGCTATTACAAACATTTTTCTAGTTTGATTGGAACTCCCTAAAATTTATATAACTTCAAAAGTTAAATTATTCAGGGTATTTTTATCCATGACCAGTGGCGATTTTTTTAGACACTACCCATCTACATGCAAATCTTAATTTGTATTGCTAAACGCTATATTTCTCAAAGTACAGTGTAACTTCTTTTAAATATGCTTTTTCATTGAAACAATTTTCAACTTTTGATTGTTCGGTTTATCAATCGTTGTTTTACTAAATACCTCATACCCCATCGACTCATAAAGACTTATATTTTTAGAAACGGTTGCACGCACTTTGCATTGTATTTCATTTGCGCCCTGTTTTTTGCCATAAGTCTCTAAATATTCCAACATATTCTTAGCAACACCTTTGCCCTGCTTTTGAGGTATTACTGATAAGCGATAAAAATATAAAATCGATTTATTTAATTTAAATCTAACCATGCCAATGGGTTGATTGTTTTCATAAGCTATTAAGGCTTGTTCGCCTGATTTAAATGAATCAGTAATCATTTGATGTGTTTCTTGTAAAGCACTAGACGGAGACACTTCATTTTTATATTCAGAAAAGGCTTGAATCATTACATCATGAATTATAGCGATGTCTTTAAAATTTGTTGTTTGGATGATCATCTTTATTTCACCTTCTCAGTGTTATTGATTAAAGATATTATGTTTAGGTATATTTTGACGACGCATATTCAGTGCATGTGTTTCTTCGAGTTCAGCTTTAATGGATTGCATTAAATACCCTTGCATCGCTTCAACGGTTTCATTCTTTTGTAGCAACATCGCTTTAAAACGTTTCAACACACTTACAATTTCAAACTCCACATCTTCTAAACGGTAATAGGTATCATGTGCATTATTAAATGATTTCTTCCCTTTGAGTAATACACTTTTAATAATTCGTACTTCTCTAATTTCAAATTTACTTAAATAGTCTTGAAGTTGTTGTGGCAATTCTTGGAGCACTTGGAACTTAAGTGCATCATTATTAAATTCGGTTTGTTGATGATTTGTATGATTCGAATGATTATGGTTTA
This sequence is a window from Staphylococcus sp. KG4-3. Protein-coding genes within it:
- a CDS encoding GNAT family N-acetyltransferase — encoded protein: MIIQTTNFKDIAIIHDVMIQAFSEYKNEVSPSSALQETHQMITDSFKSGEQALIAYENNQPIGMVRFKLNKSILYFYRLSVIPQKQGKGVAKNMLEYLETYGKKQGANEIQCKVRATVSKNISLYESMGYEVFSKTTIDKPNNQKLKIVSMKKHI